In Pieris rapae chromosome 24, ilPieRapa1.1, whole genome shotgun sequence, a single window of DNA contains:
- the LOC110999556 gene encoding chymotrypsin-2-like isoform X2, translating into MGETSRESDAFGGETRIVGDQYASQNFAMYQLSIRRHHNNKERHSCGGSIIHEEWVLTGAHCTFGIDAEALSIVVGTIQLRSGGDRYKIKRIINHEKYTRKALRNDIALIKIDGKIKMKKNVGAIKLGKQPVAAGSTCALTGWGKIDNRGGVPNKLQFLLFKSISNADCTKQLKGRLRSSSGQF; encoded by the exons ATGGGGGAAACTTCAC GCGAGTCTGATGCATTTGGTGGAGAAACGCGGATCGTAGGGGATCAATATGCTTCGCAGAACTTCGCGATGTACCAACTCTCCATACGTAGGCACCACAATAATAAAGAACGGCACTCGTGCGGCGGCTCTATCATACACGAGGAATGGGTTTTAACAGGTGCCCACTGCACATTTGG TATTGACGCCGAAGCACTATCCATAGTGGTTGGGACAATCCAACTGAGATCTGGTGGCGACCGTTACAAAATAAAGAGAATTATCAATCACGAGAAATACACAAGGAAAGCTTTGAGAAATGACATAGCTCTGATTAAAATTGATGGCAAAATCAAAATGAAGAAAAACGTTGGGGCAATCAAATTGGGTAAACAGCCTGTGGCTGCAGGATCAACTTGTGCTCTGACAGGATGGGGTAAAATTGAC AATCGTGGAGGTGTGCCGAACAAACTTCAATTTCTGCTCTTCAAGAGTATTAGCAATGCAGACTGCACCAAGCAGTTAAAAG GGCGACTCAGGAGCTCCTCTGGTCAGTTCTGA
- the LOC110999556 gene encoding chymotrypsin-2-like isoform X1 — protein sequence MGETSRESDAFGGETRIVGDQYASQNFAMYQLSIRRHHNNKERHSCGGSIIHEEWVLTGAHCTFGIDAEALSIVVGTIQLRSGGDRYKIKRIINHEKYTRKALRNDIALIKIDGKIKMKKNVGAIKLGKQPVAAGSTCALTGWGKIDNRGGVPNKLQFLLFKSISNADCTKQLKGTNLLPIDDKQLCVRPLNMRVACNGDSGAPLVSSDGKKGLVQVGVMSWRTACGRNYPDVFASVSGYYDWIAKNMKD from the exons ATGGGGGAAACTTCAC GCGAGTCTGATGCATTTGGTGGAGAAACGCGGATCGTAGGGGATCAATATGCTTCGCAGAACTTCGCGATGTACCAACTCTCCATACGTAGGCACCACAATAATAAAGAACGGCACTCGTGCGGCGGCTCTATCATACACGAGGAATGGGTTTTAACAGGTGCCCACTGCACATTTGG TATTGACGCCGAAGCACTATCCATAGTGGTTGGGACAATCCAACTGAGATCTGGTGGCGACCGTTACAAAATAAAGAGAATTATCAATCACGAGAAATACACAAGGAAAGCTTTGAGAAATGACATAGCTCTGATTAAAATTGATGGCAAAATCAAAATGAAGAAAAACGTTGGGGCAATCAAATTGGGTAAACAGCCTGTGGCTGCAGGATCAACTTGTGCTCTGACAGGATGGGGTAAAATTGAC AATCGTGGAGGTGTGCCGAACAAACTTCAATTTCTGCTCTTCAAGAGTATTAGCAATGCAGACTGCACCAAGCAGTTAAAAGGTACCAACCTCCTACCCATCGATGACAAACAGCTCTGCGTGAGACCTCTAAATATGAGGGTTGCTTGTAAT GGCGACTCAGGAGCTCCTCTGGTCAGTTCTGATGGAAAGAAAGGCCTTGTTCAAGTTGGAGTAATGTCTTGGAGGACTGCGTGCGGTAGAAACTACCCAGATGTTTTTGCATCTGTCTCCGGTTATTATGACTGGATTGCGAAAAATATGAAggattaa